A region of uncultured Tolumonas sp. DNA encodes the following proteins:
- the cra gene encoding catabolite repressor/activator, which produces MKLEEIARLAGVSRTTASYVVNGKAEQHRISEKTRERVMAVVNQYNYKPDQAATALRLGSSRLFGFILPDLENTSYARLAKLLEAGARAHGFQLIITCSDDDPETEKSLAEMLTSRRIDALLVSTVLEPYNDFYPRLQQKGLPVIAIDRALDDEKFASVISEDLDGAIKLTNSLLSPLPASIGLLGAVPELGISHERERGFRAALRAVDMQVEPLIAYGEHFSRSEGARICADWIARGVMPEALVTTSYVLLEGVLDTLREYPELMQKLRLATFGDNQLLDFLPVNVNALPQQLSLIAERALALALAATTERNYIPGIEVIPRRLKVRSNAG; this is translated from the coding sequence ATGAAGCTTGAAGAGATCGCGCGCCTAGCCGGCGTATCTCGTACAACAGCGAGCTATGTGGTGAACGGTAAAGCTGAACAACATCGTATCAGTGAAAAAACCCGTGAACGGGTGATGGCGGTGGTTAATCAGTATAACTATAAACCTGATCAGGCGGCGACCGCGCTGCGATTAGGTAGTAGCCGATTGTTTGGTTTTATTTTGCCTGATTTGGAAAACACCAGTTACGCCCGCTTAGCTAAATTGCTGGAAGCAGGGGCGCGGGCACATGGTTTTCAGCTGATTATCACCTGTTCCGACGATGATCCGGAAACAGAAAAATCACTGGCAGAAATGCTGACCTCTCGGCGGATTGATGCACTGCTCGTCTCGACTGTTTTAGAGCCGTATAACGATTTTTATCCTCGGTTACAGCAAAAAGGTTTGCCGGTGATCGCGATTGACCGTGCCTTGGATGATGAAAAATTTGCCTCGGTGATCAGTGAAGACTTGGATGGCGCGATCAAACTGACGAATTCATTATTGTCGCCGTTGCCAGCCAGTATCGGTTTATTAGGCGCAGTGCCAGAGTTAGGGATATCGCATGAACGTGAGCGTGGATTCCGTGCTGCATTACGCGCCGTTGATATGCAGGTAGAGCCATTAATTGCCTATGGCGAACATTTTAGCCGTAGTGAAGGTGCGCGGATCTGTGCCGACTGGATTGCCCGTGGCGTGATGCCAGAAGCGCTGGTCACAACCTCGTATGTGTTGCTGGAAGGTGTCTTGGATACCTTGCGCGAATATCCAGAGTTGATGCAAAAATTACGGTTAGCCACCTTTGGTGACAACCAGTTGCTGGATTTCCTGCCCGTGAACGTAAATGCCTTACCACAGCAGTTATCGCTGATAGCTGAACGGGCATTGGCGTTAGCGTTAGCGGCGACCACTGAACGCAATTATATCCCAGGGATTGAAGTGATCCCCCGTCGTCTTAAAGTCCGCAGCAATGCTGGGTAA
- a CDS encoding RpiB/LacA/LacB family sugar-phosphate isomerase → MKIAMASDHAGFSLKEEIKAYLQSQGHEVLDFGAHSEDACDLPDSVYPASLAVGEGKADRGIFVDGVGYGSAMIANKIYGVYAAVCQDPFCANLARSHSDTNVLCIGGKIIGSAIAMEIVKTWMTTEYLGHTEEKYRRRVGKVVAIAEKHLQKLV, encoded by the coding sequence ATGAAGATAGCAATGGCCAGTGACCATGCGGGTTTTTCTCTGAAAGAAGAGATCAAAGCGTATCTGCAAAGCCAAGGACACGAAGTATTGGATTTTGGTGCTCACAGTGAAGATGCCTGTGATCTGCCTGATTCCGTTTATCCCGCTTCTTTAGCGGTCGGTGAAGGTAAAGCCGATCGTGGTATTTTTGTCGATGGTGTCGGTTACGGCAGCGCGATGATCGCGAATAAAATTTACGGTGTATATGCCGCGGTCTGTCAGGATCCGTTCTGTGCCAATCTGGCTCGTTCACACTCTGATACCAATGTGCTGTGTATCGGCGGCAAGATCATCGGTTCTGCCATTGCGATGGAAATTGTCAAAACCTGGATGACGACAGAATATCTGGGCCATACCGAAGAGAAATATCGTCGCCGGGTTGGCAAAGTGGTTGCGATTGCTGAAAAACACCTGCAAAAGCTGGTCTGA
- a CDS encoding MATE family efflux transporter, giving the protein MSSVSVVRSQSLFQITWPLFIDLALHFLTAALNTFMISHVSYQAVAALSVGNQIFDVSITLFNFVGIGSSVVITQYLGAGQRDVARKVVQQAVGFNALIGLAVALGVLFGSTYILQLMNMPEHLQAMGLTYLQIIALCLLPEAIALCLAASLRAYGHTREAMYVTVIVNLVTLLGNALLLYGWFGLPQMSVAGVACSTVIGRLVGVVLLLWLIRQRLGLQLHWKDCCRFSSDIIRKIMKIGLPAAGENLSWMLQMMVITSFVALLGDKMLATQSYFFQISLFVMLFGIAIGLGTEIMIGHLVGAGELDQAYHRLMRSLKIGLIVTVLSVFVVVISGPHLMGLFTSDAIILATAGHLFMLSLILEPGRTFNIIVISSLRATGDARFPFRMALLSMWGIAIPVAYLCGIHWGWGLVGVWCGFVVDEWVRGLTMFWRWRSRRWEKKVLVQRTAPANQAH; this is encoded by the coding sequence ATGTCTTCCGTATCGGTAGTGCGTTCACAGTCGCTGTTTCAGATCACTTGGCCGTTATTCATCGATTTGGCGCTGCATTTTCTGACGGCGGCGCTGAATACGTTCATGATCAGCCATGTTTCATATCAAGCCGTTGCTGCGTTGTCGGTGGGCAACCAAATTTTTGACGTCAGCATTACGCTGTTTAATTTTGTCGGCATTGGTTCGAGCGTGGTGATCACGCAATATCTGGGCGCTGGACAGCGTGATGTAGCCAGAAAAGTGGTGCAGCAAGCCGTTGGTTTTAATGCTTTGATTGGTTTGGCGGTGGCGCTGGGGGTATTGTTTGGTTCGACCTATATTCTGCAGCTGATGAATATGCCGGAACATCTGCAAGCGATGGGGTTGACCTATTTACAGATCATTGCGCTGTGTCTGTTACCAGAAGCGATCGCACTGTGTCTGGCGGCAAGTCTGCGTGCGTATGGGCATACCCGTGAAGCGATGTATGTCACGGTGATCGTCAATCTGGTGACTCTGCTGGGCAATGCCTTGTTGTTATACGGCTGGTTTGGTTTACCGCAAATGTCAGTGGCGGGCGTCGCCTGTTCCACTGTTATCGGGCGTCTGGTTGGCGTGGTTTTATTGCTTTGGCTTATCCGTCAACGGCTTGGTTTGCAGTTACATTGGAAAGACTGTTGCCGGTTTTCGTCCGATATTATCCGTAAAATCATGAAAATCGGTTTACCAGCCGCCGGAGAAAACCTGTCCTGGATGCTGCAAATGATGGTGATCACCTCTTTTGTTGCGTTGCTGGGCGATAAGATGCTAGCCACTCAGTCGTATTTTTTCCAGATCAGTCTGTTTGTGATGCTGTTTGGTATCGCGATTGGTCTGGGTACGGAAATAATGATTGGGCATTTAGTGGGGGCGGGCGAGTTAGATCAGGCATATCATCGATTAATGCGAAGCCTGAAAATTGGCCTTATCGTTACCGTACTGTCGGTGTTTGTGGTAGTGATTTCCGGGCCACACTTGATGGGCTTGTTTACCTCCGATGCCATTATTTTAGCCACCGCCGGGCATCTGTTTATGCTGAGTTTGATCCTGGAGCCAGGCCGGACTTTTAACATCATCGTGATCAGCTCTCTGCGAGCGACGGGAGATGCTCGTTTTCCATTCCGCATGGCATTGTTGTCGATGTGGGGGATCGCGATACCTGTCGCCTACCTGTGTGGCATTCATTGGGGATGGGGGCTAGTTGGGGTCTGGTGCGGATTTGTGGTGGATGAATGGGTTCGAGGTTTAACCATGTTCTGGCGCTGGCGTAGCCGACGTTGGGAGAAAAAAGTGCTGGTGCAGCGAACTGCACCAGCCAATCAGGCACACTAG
- a CDS encoding efflux transporter outer membrane subunit: MNKFSLLSLSLTLLTACSQHIEAPPAADLTPVVPSQWQQHKLTANQVLQQPHWWQAFQDPALDQLIQQVLQKNNDLAVAALKVKQARLSAGLTATNLTPDVSTSLTAVQQKSWQQSNPADQGGNMPPDGSQNNQTTRYGTSLSLSYELDLWGKLADERAAANFEAEATEQDRQASALSLIGTTATLYWKQGYLNQLIALNQQSLGYTQHSLQIAQAHYHAGANGKLDVLQAEQSVNSQQATLEDLYRQRDENRNALIILLDQPPETALEQPVTLPDRALPAIPTHLPADVLAQRPDVKAAELRVRSSYATGENTRKSYYPTFSLTGALSTSSEQLHSALQNPTGSIGAGLTLPFIEWQTTRLNIAKQRVIYEQAVRNFRQTFYTALSEVENQLSARQHYLNAGTQLARSLSLAQQTETISAVRYQAGDIEMQSWLDQQEKRRSAEKSLLENHYQQLTTQMSLYQTLGGNPTQPTK; this comes from the coding sequence GTGAATAAATTCAGCTTGTTATCTCTGTCGCTCACTCTGCTGACTGCCTGTAGTCAACACATTGAAGCACCGCCGGCAGCCGATCTGACGCCAGTAGTTCCATCACAGTGGCAACAACATAAATTGACTGCTAATCAGGTGTTGCAACAACCACACTGGTGGCAAGCGTTTCAAGACCCCGCGCTGGATCAGTTGATCCAGCAGGTGTTACAGAAAAATAATGACCTAGCCGTTGCTGCTTTGAAAGTCAAACAAGCACGGTTAAGTGCTGGTCTCACAGCGACTAACTTAACACCTGATGTTTCGACTTCACTTACAGCCGTACAACAAAAATCATGGCAACAAAGTAATCCAGCCGATCAGGGCGGTAATATGCCGCCAGATGGTTCACAAAATAATCAAACCACCCGCTACGGTACATCGCTGTCGTTAAGTTATGAGCTGGATCTGTGGGGCAAGCTGGCTGATGAACGTGCGGCGGCGAACTTCGAAGCTGAGGCGACAGAACAAGATCGACAGGCCTCGGCGTTATCACTAATTGGCACCACGGCCACGCTGTATTGGAAACAGGGCTATCTGAACCAGTTAATTGCACTGAACCAGCAAAGTCTCGGTTATACACAGCATTCATTGCAAATCGCGCAAGCGCATTATCATGCTGGCGCGAATGGCAAACTGGATGTGTTACAAGCAGAACAGAGTGTGAACAGCCAGCAAGCAACGCTTGAAGATCTGTATCGGCAGCGGGATGAGAATCGCAATGCCTTGATCATCTTATTGGATCAACCACCGGAAACCGCGTTAGAACAACCGGTAACGTTACCAGACCGGGCATTACCGGCTATTCCGACACACCTGCCGGCAGATGTATTGGCGCAACGACCGGACGTCAAAGCCGCAGAACTGCGCGTTCGTTCCAGTTACGCGACTGGCGAAAATACCCGGAAAAGTTATTATCCAACCTTTAGTCTGACCGGCGCACTGAGTACCAGCAGCGAACAATTACACTCTGCTTTGCAAAATCCGACAGGCAGCATTGGGGCCGGATTGACTCTTCCCTTTATTGAGTGGCAGACTACGCGCCTGAACATTGCCAAACAACGCGTCATCTACGAACAAGCTGTGCGAAATTTCCGACAAACGTTTTATACCGCGTTATCCGAAGTGGAAAATCAGTTGTCGGCACGGCAGCATTACCTTAATGCCGGAACCCAACTCGCGCGTTCACTATCGTTGGCACAACAAACAGAAACCATCTCCGCTGTGCGTTATCAGGCTGGTGATATAGAAATGCAAAGCTGGCTGGATCAACAGGAAAAACGGCGTAGTGCCGAAAAATCATTGCTAGAAAATCATTACCAACAACTGACAACACAAATGTCGCTTTATCAGACGCTGGGAGGAAACCCCACCCAGCCCACGAAGTAA
- a CDS encoding MacB family efflux pump subunit, with product MTNATPLLALQHISRHFQTGDENLTVLDNINLDIYAGEMVAIIGASGSGKSTLMNILGCLDRPSHGEYRVNGQSTATLSSDQLADLRRDCFGFIFQRYHLLSHLKAESNVEIPAIYAGKNKTSRLQRARSLLQRLGIADKQRNRPSQLSGGQQQRVSIARALMNGGNVILADEPTGALDSQSGKEVMQILRQLHRQGQAIVLVTHDQNIAAHAERVIEISDGRIFADRKQTPCHIDMPFASQDLPEQPPIPQTASCWVRQSTRFSEALKMAWLSMLTHRMRTLLTMLGIIIGITAVVSVVAVGQGARNKVISDISSMGTNTIDVYPGKDWGDRNASAIQTLTPQDLPLLSGQIYTDSVTPSVSANALLRDGGKALSAMVYGVAGQYFQVKDLQMAYGKTFDQSAVEQLQPVVVIDHNTLVKLYGEHVNPVGKVILLNNLPCRIIGVTAEKKSSFDTQNLNVWLPYTSAMYRLMGQYYFSSISVRIKDGVSSSIAEQQIIKLLTRVHGRKDFYTRNSDSILQTIEKTTATLTLLISSIAVISLIVGGIGVMNIMLVSVTERTREIGIRMAVGARQQDILQQFLIEAVMVCLLGGTLGIALSFAVSAIFSFFVSSIQMAFSVWSLVSAFLCSSLIGVLFGYLPARNAARLDPIEALARE from the coding sequence ATGACGAATGCCACGCCGTTACTGGCATTACAGCACATCAGTCGTCATTTTCAGACCGGTGATGAAAACCTGACAGTGCTCGACAATATCAATCTGGATATTTATGCCGGCGAAATGGTGGCGATTATTGGCGCCTCCGGCTCCGGTAAATCGACGCTGATGAACATTCTCGGTTGTCTGGATCGCCCAAGTCACGGTGAATATCGCGTTAACGGGCAAAGCACCGCCACATTAAGCAGCGATCAACTGGCCGATCTACGCCGCGATTGTTTTGGTTTTATCTTCCAGCGTTACCATTTGCTGTCACATCTGAAAGCCGAAAGTAATGTGGAAATTCCCGCCATTTATGCCGGCAAAAATAAAACTTCGCGCCTGCAACGGGCACGTTCCTTACTACAACGGTTAGGCATTGCCGATAAACAGCGCAATCGCCCCAGCCAGCTCTCGGGCGGGCAACAACAACGCGTCAGTATTGCCCGTGCGCTGATGAACGGTGGCAATGTAATTCTGGCTGATGAACCAACCGGCGCATTGGACAGCCAAAGCGGCAAAGAGGTGATGCAGATCCTGCGGCAGCTGCACCGTCAGGGGCAGGCAATTGTGCTGGTCACACATGACCAAAATATTGCTGCTCACGCCGAACGAGTGATCGAAATCAGCGATGGCCGAATTTTTGCCGACCGGAAACAAACGCCTTGTCACATCGACATGCCATTTGCTAGTCAGGATTTACCCGAGCAGCCCCCAATACCGCAGACTGCTAGTTGCTGGGTTCGCCAATCGACGCGTTTTTCCGAAGCCTTAAAAATGGCTTGGCTCTCTATGCTTACCCATCGGATGCGTACCTTACTCACTATGCTTGGCATCATTATTGGCATTACGGCGGTGGTGAGCGTGGTGGCTGTCGGTCAGGGTGCACGCAATAAAGTGATCAGCGACATCAGCTCAATGGGCACCAACACCATTGATGTCTATCCCGGTAAAGATTGGGGTGATCGCAATGCCAGCGCCATTCAAACACTGACGCCGCAGGATCTACCGTTGCTGAGCGGGCAAATCTACACCGACAGTGTCACACCCAGTGTGAGCGCCAATGCACTGTTACGTGATGGTGGTAAGGCATTATCCGCGATGGTGTATGGTGTCGCCGGTCAGTATTTTCAGGTCAAAGATCTGCAAATGGCTTATGGGAAAACTTTTGATCAAAGCGCCGTGGAACAACTACAACCCGTGGTGGTGATTGATCACAATACGCTGGTTAAATTGTATGGTGAACACGTTAATCCGGTGGGCAAAGTGATTCTGCTTAACAACCTACCCTGTCGTATCATTGGCGTCACCGCCGAGAAAAAAAGTTCGTTTGATACACAGAACCTGAATGTCTGGCTACCCTACACTTCCGCCATGTATCGGCTGATGGGGCAATACTATTTCAGCTCCATCTCGGTGCGCATCAAAGATGGGGTTTCCAGCAGTATTGCCGAACAGCAGATCATTAAACTGCTGACCCGCGTGCATGGCCGCAAAGATTTTTACACCCGTAACAGCGATAGCATTTTGCAAACTATCGAAAAAACCACCGCCACGTTAACGCTGCTCATCTCTTCAATTGCCGTGATTTCCCTGATTGTCGGCGGGATCGGGGTGATGAATATCATGTTGGTGTCCGTGACGGAACGAACTCGTGAAATTGGTATTCGTATGGCAGTCGGGGCCCGTCAACAAGACATTCTGCAGCAATTTTTGATTGAAGCTGTGATGGTGTGTTTACTGGGTGGCACGCTGGGTATTGCTCTTTCATTTGCGGTGAGCGCAATATTTTCATTTTTCGTCAGCAGTATTCAGATGGCTTTTTCCGTCTGGTCTTTGGTCTCCGCCTTCCTGTGTTCATCCCTGATTGGCGTGTTGTTCGGTTATCTGCCCGCCCGGAATGCAGCCCGACTTGATCCGATAGAGGCATTGGCGCGTGAATAA
- a CDS encoding efflux RND transporter periplasmic adaptor subunit, translated as MALLKKRWLYFILPLLAVTVAFSTLRGPAPIQYMTAPVHYGDIEQTVLATGTLTAINQVSVGAQVSGQLKSLKVALGEQVSKGQLVAEIDPILQQYTLRQAQANLDSAKAQKQAKQALLRQYELAYRRQQQMWQQDATSKANLEEAAASLDTTRAAISQLDAEITAAQVSVDTAKANLGYTRITAPISGTVISIVTKEGQTVAASQSVPTIIKLADLDSMTVKAQISEADVINVKPGLKVWFTILGEPDKRYFATLRAIEPASTSDSSDSTSSSSSSSSSSSSSASSSSSAVYYNGLFDVKNPDHRLRVSMTAQVTIVSGEAKNVLLVPVAAIENDEHQQAYVRVLEHDRVMKKTIQLGLKDSLNAQVLSGLNDGDSIILGDSKSSEASASNSGHMMPPPGP; from the coding sequence GTGGCCTTATTAAAAAAACGCTGGTTATATTTTATCTTGCCACTATTGGCAGTGACAGTTGCCTTTAGTACCTTGCGAGGTCCGGCACCCATTCAATATATGACGGCACCGGTTCACTATGGTGATATTGAACAAACGGTATTGGCCACCGGCACGCTGACTGCTATCAATCAGGTTAGTGTTGGTGCGCAAGTCTCCGGCCAGCTGAAATCGCTCAAAGTAGCATTGGGGGAACAGGTCAGCAAAGGTCAGCTCGTGGCCGAAATCGACCCGATCTTGCAACAATATACGCTGCGTCAGGCACAGGCCAATCTCGATAGTGCAAAAGCACAAAAACAAGCCAAACAAGCCCTGTTACGTCAATACGAATTAGCCTATCGCCGACAACAGCAGATGTGGCAACAAGATGCGACCTCCAAAGCCAATTTGGAGGAAGCAGCGGCCTCGCTGGACACCACTCGCGCCGCGATTAGCCAGTTAGATGCCGAAATTACCGCAGCACAGGTTTCCGTTGATACGGCGAAAGCCAATTTGGGGTATACCCGTATTACCGCCCCCATCAGTGGCACCGTGATATCCATCGTCACCAAGGAAGGGCAAACCGTCGCTGCCTCACAGTCAGTGCCGACCATCATCAAGCTGGCCGATCTCGACTCTATGACGGTGAAAGCGCAGATCTCAGAAGCCGATGTGATCAACGTGAAACCGGGTTTGAAAGTTTGGTTCACTATATTGGGCGAACCGGATAAACGTTATTTCGCCACCTTACGTGCCATTGAACCGGCATCGACTTCCGATAGCAGTGATAGCACCAGCTCTTCTAGTAGTTCGAGTTCATCCAGCTCTTCTTCAGCTTCTTCCAGCTCCAGTGCCGTTTACTACAATGGCCTGTTTGATGTGAAAAACCCCGATCATCGGCTGCGGGTATCCATGACCGCACAAGTCACTATTGTTTCCGGTGAGGCAAAAAATGTACTGCTGGTGCCTGTAGCTGCCATTGAAAATGATGAACATCAGCAAGCTTATGTCCGGGTGCTGGAACACGATCGTGTTATGAAGAAAACTATTCAGCTGGGATTAAAAGACAGCCTGAATGCACAAGTGCTAAGTGGTTTAAATGACGGCGACAGTATTATTCTCGGTGATAGCAAAAGCAGCGAAGCCAGCGCGAGTAATTCCGGCCACATGATGCCACCACCGGGGCCTTAA
- a CDS encoding EamA family transporter — translation MSLKDWGFALLIVFAWGFNFVVIHWGLDGLSPLLLGALRFSLVAFPAVLFVPRPKIAWRWLLAYGLTISFGQFAFLFTAMKVGMPAGIASLVLQSQVLFTLLFAAVLLREHWLAHQPFTLGISALGLVLLATQQGQSGMTLAGFLLTICAAACWGLGNIINRHISRQASLNLLSLVVWSALIPPLPFFIASYWLEGPTVMANSLLHLQWHSVLAVVYLALIATLYGYVAWGRLLRTYPVAQVAPLTLLVPLVGLFCARLFLNEQLTHWQWLGILLVLSGLLLNIFWPRWLKVRHRQTIKPTDH, via the coding sequence ATGTCTTTGAAAGATTGGGGTTTCGCTCTGCTGATTGTGTTTGCATGGGGATTTAACTTTGTCGTGATCCACTGGGGGCTCGATGGGTTATCGCCGTTATTGTTAGGCGCTTTACGTTTCTCGCTGGTTGCCTTTCCGGCCGTCTTATTCGTGCCACGGCCCAAGATCGCCTGGCGCTGGCTGTTAGCTTATGGATTGACCATTAGTTTCGGACAATTTGCCTTCTTATTTACTGCCATGAAAGTGGGAATGCCGGCCGGGATCGCTTCGCTGGTTTTACAATCGCAGGTGTTATTTACCCTGTTGTTTGCCGCTGTGTTATTACGGGAACATTGGTTAGCGCATCAGCCATTTACCTTAGGTATTTCTGCACTGGGGCTAGTGTTACTGGCCACCCAGCAAGGGCAAAGTGGCATGACGCTGGCAGGTTTTCTGCTGACGATTTGTGCCGCCGCTTGCTGGGGATTAGGCAATATTATTAATCGCCATATTTCGCGTCAGGCATCACTGAATTTGCTGAGTCTGGTGGTCTGGAGTGCGTTGATCCCGCCCTTGCCGTTTTTTATTGCTTCATACTGGCTGGAAGGGCCCACCGTGATGGCAAACAGCCTGTTGCATCTGCAATGGCATTCCGTATTGGCCGTGGTCTATCTGGCGCTGATCGCAACCTTGTATGGCTATGTGGCGTGGGGACGTCTGCTGCGAACGTATCCGGTAGCACAAGTCGCCCCGTTAACCCTATTGGTGCCGCTGGTCGGCCTGTTTTGCGCACGACTGTTTTTGAATGAACAACTGACGCACTGGCAATGGCTCGGTATTTTGCTGGTGTTGTCAGGTCTGTTACTCAATATATTTTGGCCCCGCTGGCTTAAGGTTCGTCACCGTCAAACGATAAAACCCACCGATCATTAG
- the modC gene encoding molybdenum ABC transporter ATP-binding protein, translating into MADISIRLRWPRGDFELDVALQLPGQGVSALFGPSGCGKTTCLRALAGLEKLPDAYIAIGDEIWQDTVRNIFIPPHQRSLGYVFQEASLFPHLSVEQNLLFGVKRLPPQHPKADFAYICQLLGIQALLQRRPHQLSGGERQRVAIARALLLAPKILLMDEPLSALDQARKQEILPYLEQLHRQLSIPIIYVSHATDEVSRLADHLTLLQQGKVVASGPLNDTLSRLDLPADFAEQAAVVWEMTLHELEDDGLAHLQTADQISLLVGQTKQALGSRVRCRIDARDVSLSLHKAVDSSILNLLPATLLDMVPAETPGHLLVKLQVGQQPLLARITQRSAHSLKLQQAMPLWVQIKAVALLE; encoded by the coding sequence ATGGCTGATATTTCGATCCGGCTGCGCTGGCCACGTGGTGATTTTGAGCTGGATGTAGCGCTGCAATTGCCAGGGCAAGGCGTCAGTGCGTTGTTTGGACCATCCGGTTGCGGCAAAACGACCTGCCTGCGCGCGCTGGCCGGGCTGGAGAAATTGCCGGATGCCTATATCGCAATTGGTGATGAGATCTGGCAGGACACGGTCCGGAATATCTTCATTCCGCCACATCAGCGCTCATTAGGTTATGTCTTTCAGGAAGCCAGCCTGTTTCCGCATTTGTCCGTCGAACAAAATCTGTTGTTTGGCGTGAAACGATTACCGCCGCAACATCCGAAAGCTGATTTTGCTTATATCTGTCAGCTATTGGGCATTCAGGCATTATTACAACGCCGCCCGCATCAGTTATCCGGCGGTGAGCGGCAACGAGTGGCGATTGCCCGCGCCTTGTTGTTGGCACCGAAAATTTTATTGATGGATGAGCCGTTATCCGCGCTGGATCAAGCTAGAAAACAGGAGATCTTGCCTTATCTGGAACAGTTACACCGCCAATTGTCGATCCCCATTATTTATGTCAGCCACGCCACGGATGAAGTTTCACGACTGGCTGATCATCTGACCTTATTACAACAAGGCAAAGTAGTGGCCTCAGGCCCGTTAAATGACACCTTGTCGCGTCTGGATTTACCCGCCGATTTTGCTGAACAAGCGGCTGTGGTATGGGAGATGACGCTGCATGAGCTAGAAGATGATGGTCTGGCGCATTTACAAACCGCCGATCAGATCTCGTTATTAGTAGGGCAAACTAAACAAGCCCTCGGTAGCCGCGTTCGCTGTCGGATCGATGCCCGTGATGTCAGCCTTAGTCTGCATAAGGCGGTTGATTCCAGTATTCTGAATTTGTTACCGGCCACCTTGCTGGACATGGTGCCAGCGGAGACACCAGGCCATCTGCTGGTTAAGTTACAGGTTGGGCAACAACCGTTGCTGGCGCGAATCACACAACGCTCGGCGCATTCCCTCAAACTACAACAGGCAATGCCGTTATGGGTGCAGATCAAAGCGGTAGCACTACTGGAATGA
- the modB gene encoding molybdate ABC transporter permease subunit has product MMAQDWNTVWLTLKLALLVMGILLLLATPLAWWLSQTRSRYKPLFNAILSLPMVLPPTVLGFYLLLLLGPHGPVGQLLAALHWQALPFSFAGIVLGGVLHSLPFAIQPIQNSFEAMGARPLEVAATLRASPLDRFFSVALPLARPGLVTAAVMAFCHSIGEFGVVLMIGGSIPGETKVLSILLYEHVENQEYLQAHWLAGGMVLFAMLALMLIYWFGQHRRAQHG; this is encoded by the coding sequence ATGATGGCACAAGACTGGAACACTGTGTGGCTGACACTCAAACTGGCTTTGTTGGTAATGGGAATTTTATTATTGCTTGCCACGCCGCTGGCCTGGTGGTTATCACAAACCCGCAGCCGTTATAAACCGCTGTTTAATGCCATCTTAAGCCTGCCAATGGTTTTACCGCCGACTGTATTGGGTTTTTATCTGTTGTTATTACTCGGCCCCCATGGCCCAGTCGGGCAGTTATTAGCCGCGTTACATTGGCAGGCACTGCCCTTTAGTTTTGCCGGTATTGTGCTCGGTGGTGTATTACACAGCCTGCCGTTTGCCATTCAGCCGATCCAAAATTCTTTCGAAGCCATGGGTGCGCGCCCGTTAGAAGTTGCCGCCACCTTACGGGCGTCACCGTTGGATCGTTTTTTTTCCGTCGCACTGCCTCTGGCCAGGCCAGGTCTAGTAACCGCGGCCGTAATGGCGTTTTGTCATAGCATTGGTGAATTCGGCGTGGTGTTAATGATTGGCGGCAGTATTCCCGGTGAAACCAAAGTATTGTCGATTTTGCTGTATGAACACGTCGAAAATCAGGAATATCTGCAAGCACACTGGCTGGCTGGCGGCATGGTGTTATTTGCCATGTTAGCGCTGATGCTGATCTACTGGTTTGGTCAGCATCGGAGAGCACAACATGGCTGA